The stretch of DNA CAAGGCACTATAATATTGATGCAGACCTCCCTGATCGACTTCAGCCTGATTCTATGGCAAAGATGCATTGTCTTCGCGCCCGTGTGATATGTTCGCTTTTTCACCTATATGAACCGTTTAGCTTGCGGGTGTCCAAAAACCCTCCTTTCCCAGAATCCACACCTACAACACTGCTGAATTCCAAGGTGTGTAGCAATATTTTTTCATAtgtgacatttttttcttgagtattttatataaagatgcttttcttGCCTTTTATAGTGTTTGTTGTTTTGGGTCAACAAAGTCCCTGGAAGTAGATCGGAGCCAATGTGGGAATTTAACTTCAAATTTGTCAAGCTGGTATGCTAACTGTTGCATTATAAATCCAGAATATTAAATGATTTAATTGTTCagttattttcatttcattatcttttaattttttttagccaACTAGAACCAAAAATGGATGTGACCCAGGTCTTCCGCTGCCCAGGCAGTATAAAGACGTTCACACTAATCCAGACTCTGACTGTTATCTGTTGCGAGTCACCACACTAAATTTCATTTTCACGTCTGTTGTTATGGGCATGACATTAACCTTGGTGAGTGATGTTAGTTTAACATTCACATAACATGTCAGTTTTTACATCTGATCCTGATCTTGCTTTTTTAATCAACTACAGCCTTAGAGAAACATCAGCATTGTAATGTaatgaaaaaaatgtcataTCTGATATGCCTAACTGTATGGACCAAACAGATCTTTTGCATTGTTTTGGGCTATTTGTCAGTTCAAGTAATTGGTcattcatatttgtgtttttcAGTTCACTATTAATGTGAGTACAGACATGAGGCATCACAGAGTACGCCTGGAGTTCCAGGATTCACCAGTCATTCGTGGGAAGAAGCTGAGGGGTGAGCAGGGGGTGCAGGTAGTGCTAGACCCCGTCCACAGTGTGCGCCTCATGGACTGGTGGCATCCTCAGTACCCTATGTCTTTATATAATTAGACTAAACAGCTCCAATCCATCACAAAACCTTTGTAGATTACTTGTTTTATCCCAGAATGTTCCAAGACAGCTTTGTCCCTTGGAAGAATTATTTTTCCGTGTTTCTTTAGTTTTACACATTGTACTTGGTACACTAGTTTTATGGATTTAATGTTTTCTTTGTACCGTAACTGGCTTAGACCTTTAAGTAGACACCTTATTTTTGTAAAGGTCTGTTCGATATTTACGATAATGTCAGATTGTCACAACCTATGTTTTTCACAGTTTTTGGTCCAATTGAAGCTTGTggtaaaatgtgttttattgGCAGAACTACCGACCCACTTGTGATGCATTTGTGGATTTTTGTCCTTCAGATTTTGTGGCAAAAAGAAATTTAGTGTACCAAATAAAATATGGCATCTATTTTAAGGTCTAAAGTGCTTTCCCCTTGCTTTAATTAAAGCTGATTTAAGATCAGTCTTGCTATGCCATTGGCACTGTTAGTGTTTTAAGACTGTTGTTAGATCTGCATTAAAGGGCATGCTTAATTCATTCATAATCTTTATGCTAAACTCATTCCAGCTGTCTGCAAATGTGTAAATCAGAAAGCACTTGGATCTGTCATTTTTTTAAGCTTATTAGAAAATTACTTTCAATTCACTTGGAAATGCAGTGGCCTGCTCCGAAGTGACGTAAATCAATCAGAATAGCTTTTAGCTTGGTGTTAGATGTAGGAGGCGAAGCGTGAACAATGTATGCAATCAGGGCTTTGTTTGGGCCTTTTTCTGACTTCAGCTTTGAAACTGTGCATGCTTGCCAAGTTAAGTGTTTGGGTCACCTGCAAACAATATTGAGCAGTTTTCTGCATATTGTAGATATTAAAGTGTCTTAAAGAATAACAAATGGTCCAGAGTTTGAATTTTCTTGCTTTTACAGTCAAATCCAGAAGTCTTTGAAGTAAATTAAGTTccttttcatttaaaatctgCTTTTTAGATTGTAAAGTTGAATCACAAGGCGCTGATATTGctcgattaaaaaaaaacaccttaATGTGTTCTGTGcttctgttttgttttgaaaataaGTTAAATACTGACACCCAGTGGCCGAATACAAAACCACATgaaaaataacatttacattaataaattGTAGTATACTTTTTGCAATTACTACATTTTAACTTTATGGGTAGCCTAATAacttatatataataatttagtAACTCGAttagtaaattgttgtaatattttagtaacttttttTATTAGGCTAAGATATACTACAGCATTCTTTTTAGATGAGTATATACTACCGAAATAAAAGTTCCTATATTATTTATTCACTAAATAGAGCACAGCTCTCGGATCGTTCTCGCGATACATTGACGTCATACGAGAGTTGTTTACTAATATTTTGAACGAGCTTTTTTTAAGTTTTCGtgttaattttgtttatttttagttaCTTTGCTCAtaccttttttgttttattcacacCAATATTGCTATTTAGATACActaaaactgaaataaaaatacattttaggctatgtttttattttgcttcAGTTAATAGTGCCTTGATCGATCAGCTCAAACTTATTA from Paramisgurnus dabryanus chromosome 14, PD_genome_1.1, whole genome shotgun sequence encodes:
- the tmem183a gene encoding transmembrane protein 183A isoform X1; its protein translation is MPKKGNRKRLKFKADDVCSESVTVADYANADPAIVKSGRVKKAVVNAIEKEVKLLCGLEASQGPVQEVLSSAGGVSNGAPGSSDELDSEEGDEVKGTRKKKNKRRKEDSESTDGGEYPIDIWLVLATYIRPEDVCRFALICKNAWTATCTAAFWTRLYKRHYNIDADLPDRLQPDSMAKMHCLRARVICSLFHLYEPFSLRVSKNPPFPESTPTTLLNSKCLLFWVNKVPGSRSEPMWEFNFKFVKLPTRTKNGCDPGLPLPRQYKDVHTNPDSDCYLLRVTTLNFIFTSVVMGMTLTLFTINVSTDMRHHRVRLEFQDSPVIRGKKLRGEQGVQVVLDPVHSVRLMDWWHPQYPMSLYN
- the tmem183a gene encoding transmembrane protein 183A isoform X2, translating into MKLLCGLEASQGPVQEVLSSAGGVSNGAPGSSDELDSEEGDEVKGTRKKKNKRRKEDSESTDGGEYPIDIWLVLATYIRPEDVCRFALICKNAWTATCTAAFWTRLYKRHYNIDADLPDRLQPDSMAKMHCLRARVICSLFHLYEPFSLRVSKNPPFPESTPTTLLNSKCLLFWVNKVPGSRSEPMWEFNFKFVKLPTRTKNGCDPGLPLPRQYKDVHTNPDSDCYLLRVTTLNFIFTSVVMGMTLTLFTINVSTDMRHHRVRLEFQDSPVIRGKKLRGEQGVQVVLDPVHSVRLMDWWHPQYPMSLYN